In Vespula vulgaris chromosome 10, iyVesVulg1.1, whole genome shotgun sequence, the following are encoded in one genomic region:
- the LOC127067230 gene encoding rac GTPase-activating protein 1 gives MTASLSVLASLDEVVRCSNVLINGSCEEEFLQFAINQEEMRQKWLASVQECQRLHIALEKSHHEATRLDRKLSHARRLLNEEKQMRRAAEEEKNSLERQIALVRDLLFNDGGRNLNDETREKLQFLNNTSINARNSNVHIKDLHHNDKLNTIAELDSTGSILSDFSCFSKSEDDLDTSIIIQQNQKKREWKEHRPSGEYSPKKRRSTLQKVTELNTSDKIIATTTVTVPKEGAITASSVIEAIPINENTNPQGPPHSTRKKRKSSDHSRTKLTQIDLNEIAVDTTPSAPKAEILTSGSDSETAFKPSPNIGGYTLNIKNSRGHSFTAKTVIKPEMCTPCGKRIRFGKVAVKCRDCKATAHTECKDLVPLPCVPTGNTPTFRGTSGTIADYAPMIPPMVPSLIVHCINEVELRGMSEQGLYRVNGGSTDVKCLKEKFLRGKGAPNLSDIDIPTICSTLKDFLRSLREPLITVALWADFVRATTISDKEDADAALYQAISELPQPNRDTLAFLILHLQRVSSSAECKMPISNLAKVFGPTLVGFSSQEPSPTSMLSETKNQVAIVESLLKIPSDYWANFVNPENLNNIGTPKTGELRHTPSTESLLKRTASRGFFHTPLTSSRTFMKKNKKYFATPPSRIGY, from the exons atgacTGCATCGCTGTCGGTATTAGCAAGCCTTGATGAAGTAGTAAGATGTTCCAACGTCCTCATAAATGGATCTTGCGAAGAAG AGTTTCTTCAGTTTGCCATAAATCAAGAAGAAATGCGACAGAAATGGTTGGCATCTGTGCAAGAATGTCAACGGCTCCATATAGCTTTAGAAAAATCTCATCATGAAGCAACTCGTCTTGATAGAAAACTTAGTCATGCTAGACGCTTATTGAATGAGGAGAAACAAATGCGACGAGCtgctgaagaagaaaaaaactctTTG gAACGGCAGATAGCTTTAGTTAGAGATCTTCTGTTTAATGATGGAGGAAGAAACTTGAATGATGAAACTAGAGAAAAGTTACAATTTCTCAATAATACTTCTATAAATGCAAGAAACAGCAATGTACACATAAAAGATTTACATCATAATGACAA gCTCAACACAATAGCAGAATTAGATTCTACCGGTTCTATATTAAGTGACTTCAGTTGTTTTTCAAAATCAGAAGATGATTTAGATACAAGCATTATTATCCAACAAAAccagaagaagagagaatggaaaGAACATAGACCAAGTGGAGAATATTCTCCAAAGAAACGCCGCAGCACACTACAAAAAGTGACAGAATTAAATACTTCTGACAAAATAATAGCTACTACTACTGTCACAGTGCCAAAAGAAGGTGCAATCACTGCATCTTCAGTGATTGAAGCTATAccaataaatgaaaataccAATCCTCAAGGACCTCCACACAGTACACGCAAAAAACGCAAAAGTTCAGATCATAGTAGAACTAAATTGACTCAAATAGATCTCAATGAAATAGCTGTTGATACTACG cctTCAGCACCAAAAGCAGAGATTCTTACATCAGGTTCTGATTCAGAAACTGCTTTTAAACCGAGTCCAAATATTGGTGGATAcactttaaatattaaaaattctagaGGTCATAGTTTCACAGCAAAAACAGTTATTAAACCTGAAATGTGTACACCTTGCGGTAAACG GATTCGATTTGGTAAAGTAGCAGTAAAATGCAGAGACTGTAAAGCTACAGCACATACAGAATGTAAAGATTTAGTACCACTCCCTTGTGTTCCAACAGGAAATACACCTACTTTCCGTGGTACATCA gGTACTATAGCAGATTATGCCCCTATGATACCTCCAATGGTACCTTCGCTAATAGTCCATTGCATTAATGAGGTAGAATTGAGAGGTATGAGTGAACAAGGATTATACAGAGTAAATGGTGGATCAACAGATGTTAAAtgtttgaaagaaaagttCCTCAGAGGTAAAGGTGCTCCTAATCTTTCTGACATTGATATACCTACAATCTGTTCTACACTAAAAGATTTTCTTAG atcttTGCGGGAACCTTTAATCACCGTAGCACTTTGGGCAGATTTTGTTCGCGCTACTACTATTTCAGATAAAGAAGATGCAGATGCAGCACTTTATCAAGCAATTTCGGAACTTCCACAACCTAATCGAGATACACTTGCTTTtcttatattacatttacaaCGAGTATCTAGTAGCGCTGAATGTAAAATGCCAATAAGTAATCTTGCTAAAGTATTTGGTCCAACATTAGTTGGTTTTAGCTCTCAAGAACCATCCCCTACTTCTATGCTTagtgaaacaaaaaatcaagttgca atCGTGGAGAGCTTGTTAAAAATTCCTTCTGATTATTGGGCCAACTTTGTTAATCCTgaaaatttaaacaatattgGTACCCCTAAAACAGGAGAATTAAGACATACTCCCTCTACAGAATCACTTTTGAAACGTACTGCATCTCGTGGATTTTTCCACACGCCTCTTACCTCCAG tcgcacatttatgaaaaaaaacaaaaaatactttgCAACTCCACCTTCTAGAATAGGATATTAA